CGTCCTGAAGCGTTGGGCCGGTCCGGAGCCGGGGACGCTTGTGCAGGAGATCACCGCTGAAGCCGAGCCTCGCGCCGGCACCGCGCACTGCGCAGAACTGCTCGGGAGGAATCGTGCGCGTGACGCAAACCCGCGCAGGGTTGGGCTGCTGCGGATCGTAGGGCGTCGGAAGTCGGACCGACCAGCTGGGGAGAACCTACCGAGGTGAGCCGCCCGTAGGAGGCGCGGTCTGTGGGTAAGGCGGGGGAGCGCGCGCGGTACAGCAGCCCCAGGGAGCGCCTACGGCATCGGCAGGCCCAGCATCCTGGCAGGGATGTCGCCGCGCACGACGCCTGTGAGGCTGCTGACACCACAGATACCGGCCAGCCCGCGCTCAACCGCGGCCACCACCAGCTTGGCAGGGTGCGATACGCTGTTGAGGAAGAAGGGGCGGGACCGGGCACCCGGCTCCGCGTGGTCGGCTCCGCGTGCCGGAGCCATGTCGTTCAGCCGTCTCGCGCCGCAGCGTCGCGCGGGACATCCGCCGCGTTTACCCGGGGCAGCCGACCCTTGACCTCCGCCCAGGCTCGGACCTGCGCCAGCATGAGCGTTCTTGTCTCCGGTGCGGCCGCGTTCCAGAGCGCGACTAGCTCATCCCGGCCACGGTCAGCGGTGACGGCCTGGGGAGGAGAGGGGCAGAGGTTCAGCACGGCAGGGCTCCCACGAATCGAAAAGGGGTGATGCTGAGGTTAGGAGATAGAGAACAAAAAAGGAACAGGTTGACAGCAACCGGCGCCGTCAGGTTGAGCGTCCGGGTGCAGGATCTGGCTGATCCGGTTCGGCCCGGTAGCGGGACAAATCCGCTCACCTCTCCTGGGTGTACATCGTCACCGCCACGCCCCAGCGTCAGGCGCGAGTGGCAGAACCGCATCCAATGTCACCGGCCGCAGACCGGACTGTGGTGTTCCGGGGCATTCCCAGGGCTGGGCTGCTGGCAGAGATGTCTGTCCACGACAGCACGTTGCTCCGGAACAACAGTGCGGCGCTGGGAGCGCTGGATACGAGGGCCGCTTTCGCTTCCCCCCTTTGCCGACAGCGATCTCCGCGGATCGCTGTCGTGCAAGTCCCACTCAGTCAACCCAGCACAGGTGAGACGTTACCTGCGGGACCCCATCTGCCACTATGGAGCAGGCTGAGGTGCTTGAAGGTTTGCGGCCACGTCGACCGGGCTGAGCGCCACATCGCCGCCAGCCCCCTTCGACCCGAACGCAAACCGAAGCAGATCCGTCATGGAGAAGCTGCCGGGGTGCTCGCCGATCGTCGGCCTCCAGGTCGGGCTTTCCAACGTCCAGCCCTCATTCTGTGCCACGAACGATTCTGGGTCGCCTTCAAGCAAGCCCACGAAGACCTCCGCCAGAATACGACTGCCGACAGGCCCGAGGCGTTCGCCCCTCTGCCGTATCTGCGCCTCCTTCAGAACGTAGTACCAGAGCGGGGTCCTCTCATGCAGGCCGTGACGTTCGGCGACCTTGCCGTCGTCTCCGCTGCTCGTGATCTCGCGCCCGGTAAGTGGGGCAATTCTCATGTGCCGTGCAACGTCCTGCCCGGACGGCAGCATCATCTTGGCGCCTCGTGCTAGGTTCCGCACCGCCAAGCTGGGATGGCTCCCGAGATCGATGCCCGGGCCCTTTCGCCCACCCGGCAGATCGTGAAGCGCTTGGACGAGATATGGATCGATGAGGCGGGAACGATTGCGGGCGAGACCGTCCTGCTGGCCCTCGTCCGTGCCGAAGTCAAAGAACTGGCGCCAGTCGTTGATCCAGTCGCTCGGCAGCGCCGGAACGGCGGGTTCACCCGAAATCGGTGCATTGGCCTGGTCGGCCGCCAGCTCGCCGATGATGTTGCCGGAGAGGCCGCTGAACACGAAGGACCGCAGGAAGGGTTGGTCCGGAAAGACCCGGTTGTGACTGTAGTTGCCCCTGACCATGCTGTGGCCGAGCCGGTATGCGGCGACGGAGAACTCGACGGGAATGTAGGGCTCCCGGTAAAGGCTGAGATCCTCGAACCGGTAGAACTCGCGCTTCCTCAAAGAGGTGGCGATGTCGTTCATGTCGACGAGCTTGCCGAGGAAGTCGTGCAGCACCATCCACTGATAGTGCCAGGTCACCTGCTGCCGGACCTGTGCGAAGTCCAACTCGGGCCGTGACCTCGCGATGGCGTTGTGAAAAAGCAGGAACGCGACATGGGTCTGCGCGACGAGGAGGTTCTCGTCGTTGCGATGGTCTCCGATCAGGGCACGGCCTTGAATGCCGCGCGGAAGATCGAACTCCAGCCCCCCCTGGACATCGCGCCCGACAAAGCCGGCGACGGTGCGTCCGAGCAGCATACGGGCGGAGGACAGGGCGGGGGTTGATTTGCGCCGATCATAGAGTTGAGGGCTTGCCCCGGGACCCATGCCGTAAACGCAATCGAGATCGAGCCGCGGCGTCCGGAAGTTCACGACTTGGTCGACGTCTTTGATGCGCTCCGCAATGCCGGTGGTGTCGAGCGTGATGTCATGGTCTATGAACTGGCCGAGATATGTGAAGCCAGCCGGGATGTTCGGATTGTCCCCAGTCTGATTGGCACCGCCCTCCACCATGGCTTCGCCGAGCGCGACGAGCGCGGCCTCGGGAACGTCGAGCGCCTTCAACTCAGGGAAAAGGCGACCGAAGCGGCCTGCGCGAAATCCGAGGCCCGGCGCCGGGACGGCGATACCTCCTCGCAGCGGCGAACCGTGCCGGATCAGTGGGCGCGCGATGTTTTCCGCCAGGGAGTTCTTCCCGAGCTCGTTGGACATACCTTCCTCGCCAGCGCCTGTTTGAGCTGGCGTAGGATGCGATGCAAGAGCCTTCCGGTTCCGCAACTAAATGGTTCGTTAAAGTTGGGTAACGATCACGATGTTGCTAGCGGGGGTTGTGGTGCTCATCCACCTCGGCTCGGCGCTCCGCCCATAATTTCAAGGCTGTTTTGAGATGGAACTGCACCGGCCGCTTTTCCATCGTTCTGTCGTCGGGGCTAAGCCGCGCGGCGCGAGCCGCGCCGAGGATCCGCCCCAGTCGGTGGAGTCCGTCCAAGCAGCGGGCAACGTCGGGGGGCGTCGGGGCGGGGGCCAGCAAAACGGGTTGGAGGGGGGTGACGCGCTGAGTTGATCGTGTCGGCGCTCAATCCACCTTCGGAGCAATAAGGTGCACACGGTAAACGCCGGGACAATGCACGGGAAAGCGCGTCCCAACCTCACTAGAAAAAGATCCTTCTGAGAGATTGGAGCAGCCGTGGGTACTGGACGCAGACCTTCTCTGGGGCGCGGAAGGCTCATCCACCGTCCGTACGCCGGTATCGCAAGCGGGCGGGCGAGGGGATGCTGGTAACCATTCCCCAAGCGGCCAAGGAGCTATCAACGGACCGTGGCTGCCCTGTCGCAGCGCCGATTGATCGACCTAGACCAGCGAGCCCCTTGAAGCTGGTCCTTCCCTCCAGCAAGCCAGCTTACAGAGAGTCAGCCGAATGTCAGATCTTTGACCGGGGACTGATCTGCGCTCGTCGCCAATGTCGCTGCAAACTTGGCAGAGCTCTTGCTCATGCGGCGTGCCTCTCTTGGCAAGCCCTCATGAGGTGGGCCAGGTCTAATGAGGTCCGGTCATGAGGACGGCGCTGGTTTCTGGCAGGGCGGACGGGGGTCGGGGGCCGATAGTCTCCGGGGCTGGTGGCCTGTAGCCGAGGGAGGAGTGGGGCTGCACGGCGTTGTAGTGCTGCTGCCAGGGCTCGATCAGGGCACGGGCTTCTGCGAGCGTGTTGAAGATCTCGCCGTTCAGCAGCTCGTCCCGCAGGCGGGCGTTGAAGCTCTCGGCATATCCGTTCTCCCACGGGCTGCCACGCTCGATGTAGGCCGTCCTGGACCCGACGCCGCTGATCCAGCCCTTCACAGCATCCGCGATGAACTCCGGCCCCTGGTCCGAGCGGATGTGGGCCGGGACGCCGTGCTGGATGAACAAATCTGCCAATGGGGCGATGACGTCCGCCGAGGTGAGCTTCCGCGCGACACGGATGGCCAGCGCCTCGCGGGTGAACTCGTCGACATCCGGCGAACCTCTTGGTTCGACGACGCAAAGCATCCGGAACCGCCGCCCGTCTCGCGTCCGGTCCTCGACGAAGTCGTAGGCCCGCACATGCCGAGGGCGCTCCGGCCGCAGCCGGATGCAGGAGCCGTCGGCGAGCCACAGCCGCCCTCTCTTCGGCTGGCGCCTGGGCACCTTCAGGCCCTCTGCCCGCCAAATCCGCTCCACCCGCTTGTGGTTCGTGGCCCAGCCCGCACCCTTCAGGAGCGCCGTGATCCGCCGGTAGCCGTAGCGCCCGTACCGCCGCGCGAGCTCGACGATGTCGGCCGTCAGCGCAGCTTCGTCATCACGTCCGCGCAGCACCTTCTGCTATGCCGATCTATGCTGGCCCAATACCCGGCAGGCGACGCGCTCGGAGACGCCAAGTGCGGACCGGACGTGCTCGACACAGCGCCTCCGACGGGCTGGGCTCACCAGTTTCCCGACGCAGCCTCCTTCAGGATGACCTTCTCCAAGGTCAGGTCCGACATCGCCTTCCGAAGCCGCGCATTGTCCCGCTCCAGCTCCTTCAGCCGCCTCACCGCGTCCAACTTCAGCCCGCCGTACTCGGCCCGCCACCGGTGATATGTCGCCTCGCTCACCGCGATCACCCGCACCGCCTCGGATACAGACTTTCCACCCGCAATCAGCACCTCCATCTGGCGCAGCTTCGCGACGATCTCCTCCGGCTTGTGCATCGGCCTCCGGCCCATGGCCCCATCCCCCTCGGCTCCGCGGCCCTCATTACCGCAGGCCTACCCCTGGGGGGAAAGACCAGCTGCGGTTGACATGCCCGCGTTGGGGCACCCTGCACCTATCACAAGCTGTTACCTGGCAGAGCGAAGCCGGGCTTCTTCCAGGTGCGAAAGGACGCGGACCAGCGGCCAGAGCAGGATGAAGTATGTCAGCGCGGCCGCCACGATCGGGGTGGCGTTGTA
This genomic window from Pararoseomonas sp. SCSIO 73927 contains:
- a CDS encoding heme peroxidase family protein, translating into MSNELGKNSLAENIARPLIRHGSPLRGGIAVPAPGLGFRAGRFGRLFPELKALDVPEAALVALGEAMVEGGANQTGDNPNIPAGFTYLGQFIDHDITLDTTGIAERIKDVDQVVNFRTPRLDLDCVYGMGPGASPQLYDRRKSTPALSSARMLLGRTVAGFVGRDVQGGLEFDLPRGIQGRALIGDHRNDENLLVAQTHVAFLLFHNAIARSRPELDFAQVRQQVTWHYQWMVLHDFLGKLVDMNDIATSLRKREFYRFEDLSLYREPYIPVEFSVAAYRLGHSMVRGNYSHNRVFPDQPFLRSFVFSGLSGNIIGELAADQANAPISGEPAVPALPSDWINDWRQFFDFGTDEGQQDGLARNRSRLIDPYLVQALHDLPGGRKGPGIDLGSHPSLAVRNLARGAKMMLPSGQDVARHMRIAPLTGREITSSGDDGKVAERHGLHERTPLWYYVLKEAQIRQRGERLGPVGSRILAEVFVGLLEGDPESFVAQNEGWTLESPTWRPTIGEHPGSFSMTDLLRFAFGSKGAGGDVALSPVDVAANLQAPQPAP